In the genome of Candidatus Aegiribacteria sp., one region contains:
- the hutH gene encoding histidine ammonia-lyase, with protein sequence MVDYVISIGTEGATLDQVRGIAAGAKAVLSKDARLAVAAARKHTMKTVSSGMPVYGVNTGFGRLSGSVVGKDDLDLLQRNLLLSHACGTGTLYSEPVTRVMMFLRVSSLARGRSGIREETLDQMIAIMNSNIYPAVPAKGSLGASGDLAPLAHLCLPLIGEGKCIDRGELISGSEALQHIGLSPVTLGPKEGLALINGTQTMTAVASIALLEAKRLADAADAAAAMSLEVLLGTVLPFSGELIGLRPHKGAVETANNLLALMEGSEILISHNACDKVQDAYSLRCVPQVHGATRDALRYIESVISVELSSVTDNPLLMKDGSFVSGGNFHGQPVAFVADHLALVVSELADISERRIERLLNPDLSGLPAFLTPDPGTNSGYMIAQYTAASLVSENKVLVHPASADSIPVSGSQEDHVSMGTTSARQAMEVVRNSTHVLATELVCAAQAAEFIRRGKHGKGTYKVYKAVRDAVKPLKEDRQFVDDIEKIAEMIAEGVFSDILNNL encoded by the coding sequence ATGGTTGATTATGTCATAAGTATTGGAACTGAGGGTGCTACACTGGATCAGGTTCGCGGAATCGCGGCCGGAGCAAAAGCAGTATTGTCCAAGGATGCTCGACTGGCTGTCGCAGCAGCGAGAAAGCACACGATGAAAACCGTTAGCAGTGGAATGCCTGTTTATGGAGTCAATACAGGATTTGGAAGGTTATCCGGATCTGTTGTCGGCAAGGATGACCTTGATCTCCTGCAGAGGAATCTGCTTCTGAGCCATGCATGTGGAACCGGTACACTCTATTCAGAACCAGTGACAAGAGTAATGATGTTTCTCAGAGTGTCGTCACTTGCCAGAGGAAGATCAGGTATTCGCGAAGAGACACTTGATCAAATGATAGCTATAATGAACAGTAATATTTATCCTGCGGTTCCAGCAAAAGGCTCTCTGGGTGCTTCTGGAGATCTTGCCCCTCTTGCTCATTTATGCCTTCCCCTGATAGGGGAGGGTAAATGTATTGACAGAGGAGAACTAATATCAGGTTCAGAGGCGCTTCAACACATCGGCCTTTCGCCCGTCACGCTTGGTCCCAAAGAGGGGCTTGCTCTTATTAACGGAACCCAGACTATGACTGCGGTAGCATCTATTGCCCTTCTGGAAGCTAAGCGCCTTGCTGATGCCGCGGACGCTGCCGCGGCGATGTCACTTGAAGTGCTGCTCGGAACAGTATTACCTTTCAGCGGGGAACTCATCGGTCTTCGGCCTCACAAAGGCGCTGTTGAAACCGCGAATAATCTTCTTGCATTAATGGAGGGCAGTGAAATACTGATTTCACACAATGCCTGTGATAAAGTACAGGATGCCTACTCGCTCAGATGCGTACCGCAGGTACATGGAGCGACAAGGGATGCTCTTCGGTATATAGAGTCGGTTATTTCAGTTGAACTTTCATCTGTGACTGATAATCCGTTATTGATGAAGGATGGATCTTTTGTCAGCGGAGGCAATTTCCATGGTCAGCCGGTAGCCTTTGTAGCAGATCATCTGGCTCTTGTGGTGTCTGAACTGGCGGACATATCCGAAAGAAGGATCGAGCGATTGCTGAATCCGGATCTCAGCGGATTACCTGCGTTTCTGACACCGGATCCAGGAACTAACTCAGGGTATATGATTGCCCAGTATACGGCTGCCTCACTGGTCAGCGAAAATAAGGTTCTGGTGCATCCTGCCAGTGCTGACAGTATACCGGTAAGTGGTTCCCAGGAGGATCATGTCTCAATGGGAACGACATCGGCACGACAGGCAATGGAAGTTGTCAGAAACTCGACCCATGTTCTGGCAACAGAACTTGTATGTGCCGCACAGGCAGCAGAGTTCATCCGGAGAGGAAAACATGGGAAGGGAACATACAAGGTTTACAAAGCAGTAAGAGATGCTGTCAAACCGCTCAAAGAGGATAGACAGTTCGTAGATGATATAGAGAAAATCGCAGAGATGATTGCAGAAGGTGTTTTCAGCGATATCCTGAATAATTTGTAA